The sequence CCGTACACGTCCAACGACCGCTACCGGGGTATTCACGGAAGCCGCAAGGTGGTGCTCGTCAACCCGGAGGACGTGGCCGGACTGGGCCTCTCCGAGGGGCAGCACGTCGACCTCGTCAGTGTGTGGACCGACGACGTCGAGCGGCGCGCCGAGGACTTCCGCGTGGTCCCCTACCCCACCACCCGGGGCTGTGCCGCCGCCTACTACCCCGAGACCAACGTCCTGGTGCCGCTGGACAGCGTGGCCGACAAGAGCAACCAGCCGACGTCGAAGGGGATCGTGGTCCGCCTGGAGCCCGTCGCGGCCCGGGTGGCCGCGTCACCGAGGTGAACCCTGCTGGTTGACAGCACTGGCCTGACGGCAGGACTCGCTGCGAGTCTCGGTGACAGTTGCCGTCAGGTCGCCTCCGTGGTGGGGATGACGACCATCCGGGTCACCGTGCCGTCCTCGCCCACCACGTCACGTACGTGCCGGAAGCCCAGCCGTCGGCACAGGGCGAGGCTCGCCTCGTTCTGGGCGCCCACCATGCCGTACGCCTCCTTCAGGCCGAGGTTGTCGGAGGCATGGCGCAGCAGGCCGTGGACGGCCTCGGTGCCCATGCCACGCCCCCAGTAGTCGGGGGCGAGGGCGAGGATGAGTTCGTGGCCGTCGACGTTGCCGGTCTTCTTCACCTCGGCGTGGCCGATGTACGTCCCCTGCCACCACACCCCCCACACGTCGAACCGCTGTGTGGGGTAGACGTCGTCGAGGATCTCCCGGAACGCCGTGCGCAGGTCGGCCTCGGGCACCATGTCCTGGCCCATCCAGTGGCACACCTCCTCGTTGCGCAGCAGGGCGACGAAGTGGTTCTCGTCCTCGGGGCGGTAGGCCGTGAACTCCAGCCGCTCGGTCTTCAGGGTGGGTGTCATCGGTGGGCTCCTGAGGGGTGGGGCGGTGGCAGGGGGCGTCGATCGCCGCCCCCTGCGCCCGTGGCTCGGCTTCGTGGGCGGGTCAGGCCTCCGCGTTGTCCATCCGCTCGCGCAGGCTGCGCGGACGCATGTCGGTCCACACCTCGTCGACGTAGGCGGAGCACTCCTCTTCGGTGCCCTCCTTTCCGACGGGCTGCCAACCGGCGGGCACCTCTACGTCGACCGGCCAGAGGGAGTACTGGTCCTCGTCGTTGCGCAGCACCTGGTGGCGGGTGTTCTCGTCCATGTCGTTCTCTCCTGTCGTGGGTCGGGGCGTGCACAGGGTCGTGAATGGGCTGGTGGTTGGGGTTCGTCCGTGGGTGTGGGGTGCCGGGGCACCGGGGCGGTGTGCGGTCACAGGCTCTCCCTGGCGTGCCGGGCGATGTGGCTCAGCGCTTCGGCGAACTCCCCCGCGACACGGCGCACGGTCGCCGGGTCGTGTGTGCCGGGGTGGTGGTGCCAGGTGAAGGCGAAGCGCCCGTCCCGTACCGCGCCGACCACCTCCAGCGGATGCGAACCGCTGTCCCTGGGGTCGTGGTCCTGGCCGAAGGAGCCGTGTTCGGTACGCACCAGGCCGCTGCCGGATGCGGCGGGGCGGGCGTCCCACTGGCCGAGGTAGTTGAAGACCACCTGCCCGTGTGCCGCGGCGCCGAGCCGTTCGCGCACCTCGGGCGGTCCGAAGGTGCGCAGGGCGCCGAAGCCCAGTCCGTTGCCGGGTACGGAGCGCAGCTGGCGGCGCACCGACTTCACCAGGGCACGCCAGTTCCGGGCGGAGCCGGGGCGGTCCGGTTCGGGCACCTGGAGGGCGACCGGGTGGATGGTGGTGAACCAGCCGACCGTGCGGGAGAGGTCCACGTCGTCCAGCAGGTCCTCGCGGCCGTGCCCTTCGAGGTCCAGGCGGACGCGGTCGCTCCCGGTCCAACGGGCCAGGGCCAGGGCCAGCGCGGCCAGCAGGACGTCGTTGACACGGGTGCGGTAGGCGGCCGGTGCGGCACGCAGGAGCACCGCCGTGTCCTCCTCCCCCAGTTCGAGGGTGAACGTACCGGCCTCCTCCGCGGCCGGGTCTGGGGTGGCTGTGGTTGAGGTTTCGGTTGCGGCCGGGAGTTGTTCGGCGGTCACGGCCTCCTCCCAGTAGGGCAGTTCGTGGTCCAGGCCGCCGTCGGCGACGTACCCGGCGAGCTTGTGGGCCCAGTCGCGGAACGAGGTGGTGCGCTCCCCCAGGCTCACGGGTTCGCCGCGCACGGCCTGCCGGTAGGCGGCCTCCAGGTCGTCGGCGAGGATCCGCCAGGACACGGCGTCCACGACCAGGTGATGGCCGACCAGGAGGAGAAAGGCCCGGCTGCCATCGTCGTTGCCCTTGTCCTTGCCGCCGCCATCGCCATCGCCCGCCGAGGCTTCGCCCAACGGGACGTCGCACGACTGGACTTCGCCTGACGGGGCTTCGTCCGCTGAGCCCTCCTCTGTCCGGGCCGCGTCCACGCCGGTGAACAGGGCCGCTCGCAGCAGCGGGCCCCGGCCGAGGTCGAAACCGGTGTGCAGATCGTCGGCGGCCTTCTTCATGGCCGCGTCGGCCTCCTCCGCCGACAGGTCCGACAGGTCGTACCGCACGAGGAACTCGTCCTTCTCGCCCCTCCTGCTCCCCTCGCCCTTCTCACCCGGCGGCGGGTTGAACTGATGCCAGCCTTCGGCGTCCTGGGTGAAACGCATGCGCAGCGCGTCATGGTGTTCCAGCAGGGCGTTCAGACCGCTCTCCAGGGCGGCGGGGTCGGGCTCGCCGTCGAGTTCCAGCAGCGCCGACTGGTTGAAGTGGGTGTGGTCGGCGCGCGGGGTCGTCAGGAACCACTCCTGGATCGGGGTGAGGGGCACCGCGCCGGTCGCCGGGCCGTCGCCGGTGTGCTGGGGAGCGGTGCCGACGACGGTGGCCAGTTCGGCGACGGTCTGGTGGGTGAACAGGTCCCGGGTGGCCAGGTGCAGCCCCTCGCGCCGCAGCCGGGAGACCACCTGCATGCTCAGGATGGAGTCACCGCCGAGGTGGAAGAAGTTGTCGTCCACGCCGATGTCCGCCACGCCGAGGACGTCCGTCCAGACGCCGGCGATACGGCGTTCGGTGTCGGTACGGGGTGCGGTACGCGGGCCCGTGGCGGCGCCGGTGTGCGCGGGGCCGGGGGCGGGCAGGGCCCGCCGGTCCGTCTTGCCGTTGGCGGTCAGCGGCAGCCGCTCCAGCGGCACGAACACGGCTGGGACCATGTGCGGCGGCAGCAGGGCGGCGAGGTGCTCGCGCAGTGCGGCGACCGGCAGGCCGTCCGCGCCGCCGCCGACGTCGCCGTTGGCACCGGCACTGTCACTGGCCAAGGAGTCGCCGTCGGCACTGGCATCGGCGCGGGCGGGGACGACGTACGCCACCAGCCGTCCGGGGCCGTCGGACGGCTGTCCGTCCGGGCCGTCGCTGCGTACGACGACCACCGCGTCGCGCACATGCGGGCTGCGGCGCAGCGCGCTCTCCGTCTCTCCCGGCTCGATGCGGAAACCGCGCAGCTTGATCTGGTCGTCCGCGCGGCCGACGAAGCGCAGTTCGCCGTCGGCGCCGCGACGCACCAGGTCGCCGGTGCGGTACATGCGTTCTCCCGCCGCGCCGGACGGGTCCGCGACGAACCGCCGGGCGGTCAGACCCGGTCGGTGGAGGTAGCCGCGGGCCAGTCCCGGACCGGCCACGTACAGTTCCCCGGTCACGCAGGGCGGGACGGGGCGCAGGGCGGCGTCGAGGACGTACACGCGGGTGGCGCCCGCCGGGCGGCCGATCGGCGGAGGGCCGCCCGCCGGGCTCAGCGGGCCGGTCCAGGTGGCGACGACGGTGGCCTCGGTGGGTCCGTAGGAGTTGATCATCCGGCGGCCGGGCGCCCATCGCTCCACGAGATCGGCGGGGCAGGCTTCGGCGCCGACGATCAGGGTGCGCAGGTGCGGCAGGTTCCCGGCGGTCTCCGGCGCCACGGTGGCCAGCGCGGCCGGCGGGATGAGGGTGTGGCTGATGCGGCGCTCGGCGAGCACCTGCGCCAGCCGTTCACCGATCAGCGGCCCCTCCTCCCCCGTGATCAGGGTGGCGCCGCTGAGCAGGGACACGCACAGTTCGAGGACGGAGGCGTCGAAGCTGGGCGAGGCGAACTGCAGCACCCGGTCGCCGGGGCCCGCCGCGTACCGTTCGGCGGCGGCCTCCACGAACCCTGCCAGACCCCGGTGCGTGACCGTGACTCCCTTCGGCGTCCCGGTGGACCCGGAGGTGTAGATGACGTACGCCGGATGGTCGGGGGTGAGGGCGGTGGTGCGGTCGGCGTCGGTGGGCGCGGTGTCCGGGCCGTCCGGCAGCCCCGTCGCCCGGCCGTCCGGCACCCCCGTCGCCGCGCCGTCCGCCGCCCATATCTCCGCCGGATCGTCGATGACCACCCGGGCGCCCGCATCACGGATCATGAACTCCCTTCGCTGCTCCGGGTAGTTGGGGTCGACGGGCAGGAACGCGGCGCCCGCCTTGGCGACGGCGAGCTGCGCCACCACCGTCTCGGCGCCCCGGGGCAGGGCGAGGGCCACGACATCCTCCGGGCCGACCCCACGGGCGATGAGCCGGTGGGCGAACCGGCCGGCGGCGCGGCCGAGTTCGGCGTACGTCAGCTGCCGTCCCGCGTCCTCCAGCGCAACCGCGTCGGGGGTTCCGGCCACCTGCCGCTCGAAGAGATCCGGCAGTGTGGCCACCGGTACCGGACGGGGCGTGCCCCGCCCTTGGTCCAGAAGGGCTTTCAGGTCCTCGTCGGAGGCGAGCGGCAGGGCGCCGAGCGGGCGGTGCGGGTCGTCGGCCACGGCGGTCAGCAGTGTGGCGAGCTGGTCGGCCAGGTGCCCTGCCGTGGCCTCGTCGAACAGGTCGGTGTTGTAGGTGAGCAGGCCGTGCAGCGCGCCGGAGTCCGCTTCGGCGAACTCCAGGGTGAGGTCGAACGCGGCGTGCTGGAGCTCCGTCTCCACGCCGGACACCGTGAGGCCCGGCAGATCGAGGTCGGCGGCCGGGGTGTTCTGCAGGACGACCATCACCTGGAACAGCGGGGTGCGGCTGGTGTCGCGCACCGGGCCGACCTCGTCCACCACCTGCTCGAACGGCACCTCCTGGTGGGCGAAGGCGTCCAGGACGGTCCGTCGGACGTCGTCGAGGAACTCGGCGAACGGACGCTCGGGCTCGACCTCGGAGCGCAGCACCAGGGTGTTGACGAAGAAGCCGATCAGCTGCTGGATCTCGGCCTGCTCGCGGCCGGAGGTGACGGTGCCGACCGCGATGTCCCGGCTGCCGCAGAGCCGGGCCAGGAAGGTCTGGGCGGCGGCGACCAGTGTGGTGAAGAGGGTGGCTCCCCGGTCCCGGCCCACCTGCCCGAGACGGCGCGCGGTGCGGGGCGGCAGCGACAGCCGGGCACTCGCACCCGAGCGGGTACGGATCGCCGGGCGGGGCCGGTCGGTGGGCAGGTCCAGCGGCTCGATGTCCGCCAACTGCTCCTTCCAGTAGTCCAGTTGCCGGTCGTGCCCGCTCACGGTGCGCTGCCAGTGGGCGTAGTCGGCGTACTGCACCGGCAGCGGCGGCAACGGCTCGGTGGCCGGGTCCAGTTCGGCCCGGTAGAGGTGGGCGAGATCGCCGGTGAGGACGGCGGTCGACCAGCCGTCGGTGATGATGTGGTGGAGCGTGAGCGTCAGGACGTGCTCGTCGCCGGCCAGCCGGATCAGGCCGGCCCGCAGCAGGGGGCCCTCGCGCAGGTCGAAGGGGAGGGCGCGGTCGGCCGCGAGCCGCTTCTCCAGGCGGACCGTGCGGTCGCCCTCGGGCAGCCCCGAGAGGTCGTCGAGCGGCAGCGGCACCTCCATCGGCGGCCCGACGACCTGCACTCCCCGGCCGTCCACGGTGTCGAAGGTGGTACGCAGCGACTCGTGCCGGGTCACCAGCTTCCTCAGTGCCGCCGCGAGGGCGCGCGTGTCGAGCCGGCCGCGCAGGCGCAGCGCCAGGGCGGTGACGTACTCGGTGCCGCCGGGCGCGAACTCCTCCAGGAACCACAGGCGCTGCTGCGCGTACGACATCGGTGCCGCCGCGTCCCGGTCCACCGGACCGATGACGGGACGCCCCTGGTCCGCGGTCCGGTCGCCGGTGAGCAGTTCGGCGAGCGCGGCGGGCGTCGGGTGGGTGAACACGACACGCGGCGAGAGGGTGGTGCCGAACTCCTCGGCCAGGCGGGAGGCGAGGCGGATGCTGAGGATGGAGTCGCCGCCCAGCGCGAAGAAGTCGTCCTCCACGCCCGGCGGTCGCCCGCCCAGCACGTCCGCGAAGACCTCGACGGTACGGCGTTCGGCGTCGGTGCGCGGTTCGCTCCGCCTGCCCCGTCCCGGGCCGGTGTCCGCCTCCGGGGCCGGGAGGGCGGCGTGGTCCACCTTGCCGTTGCCGCTCAGCGGGAGGGCCGTCAGCGCGACGAACGCGGTGGGCACCAGGTAGTCGGGCAGCGTGCGGCCGGCGTATGCGCGCAAGTCCTCCGTGTCGTGTCCGGCCGGGCCGACGACGTAGGCGACCAGGCGGCGGGCGCCGGGCCGGTCCTCGCGGGCCACGACCGCCACGTCGGCGACGCCCGGGTGGGCCGCCAGTACGGCCGCCACCTCGCCGGGCTCCACCCGGAAGCCACGGATCTTCACCTGGTCGTCGGCGCGGCCCAGGAACTCGACCGTGCCGTCCGGGAGGCGCCGGGCCAGGTCGCCCGTGCGGTACATCCGGGTGCCGTGCGGCCCGAGGGGGTCCGCGAGGAAGCGGCGTGCGCTCTCGCCGGGGCGGCCCAGGTAGCCGCGTGCCACGCCCTCACCGGCCACGTACAGCTCGCCCGCGCAGCCCGGCGGGACGGGGCGCATCCGCGCGTCCAGGACGTGGACCCGCTTGTCGTCCAGCGGTCGGCCGACGGGGACGGTGTCGGGGACGGCCGCCGCGTCGTCGAGGGCGTGCGACGTGGCGAAGGTCGTGGTCTCGGTCGGTCCGTAGCCGTCCACCACGGTCAGGCCGGGGCAGGCGGCCAGTACGCGTCGTACGGCCGCGGCGGGGACCACGTCGCCGCCGGTCCACACCTGGCGCAGGCCCGCGAAGCAGTCCGGCGCGTCCTGCGCCAGAAGCCGGAAGAGCCCGGCCGTCAGCCACAGGGAGGTCAGGCCTGCGTCGGCGGAGTGCCCGGCGTCCCGGGCTCGCCCGCCCTCACCGACTGGGCCGCCCGGCCCGCCCGGTTCGTCGCCCCCGGCTCGTACGCTCCTGCCGATCAGTCGGCGCAGCAGGTCCGCGTCCACCGTCCGGCCGGGGGTCACGACCACGCAGCCGCCGGTCAGCAGGGGTGCCCACGCCTCGAAGGTGGCGGCGTCGAACGCGACCGGTGAGTGCAGCAGCACACGGGCGCACATCCCGTCGGCGAAACGGCTGTCGGTGGCCAGCGACGCCACGTCGCGGTGGCGCACCGCCACGGCCTTCGGCAGGCCGGTGGATCCGGAGGTGAACATGACGTAGGCCAGCCGGTCGGGATCCGCCGCCACGGCGGCCGTTCGCACCGGGGGATCGTGGCGGGCCGCGGTGACGTCCTCGGCGGTGAGCCGGGCCCTGACCCCCGCCTGGGCCAGCATCATCCGCCGCCGCTCCTCGGGGGCACGGGCGTCGACGGGCACGTACGCGCCGCCGGCCTTGAGGACGGCGAGCTGGGCGACGACGAGTTCGGCGCCGCGGTCCATGAGCAGCGCCACTCCGTCCTCGGCGGCCAGTCCGTCCGCGAGCAGGCGTGCGGCCACGCGGTCGGACCAGTCGGCGAGTTCGCGGTAGGTCACCCGCCGGTCGCCGTCGTCCAGGGCCGGGGCGTCCGGGGTACGGCGGGCCTGCTCCGCGAACAGGCCGACCGGGCTGCGCGGCTCCGTCCGGCGGGCGGTGGTGTTCCACTCCTCCAGCAGCCGCCTGTCCTCGGTGGTGAGCGGATCGAGGTCGCGTACGTCCGCGTCGATGCCGTCGGCGAGTCGGGTGAACAGGGTCGCCAGACGAGCCGTCGCCTGTTCCATCGTGCCGCGGTCGAAGAAGGCGGGGTCGTAGGCCAGGTCGAAGCCGAGCCGGTCGCTCAGGTGGGCGCGCAGGCACAGCGGGAAAGTGGTGGCGTCGTCGGCGCGCACCTCGGCGACTCCCACTCCCGTCCGGGCGGCGGCCGACTCGTCGACCGGATAGTTCTCGAACACCACCATGCTGTCGAACAGGGCCTGCCCAAAGGGGACTTCGGTCAGTGTCTGGATACGGGCGAGGGAGAGGAAGTCGAAACGCCGGTCCTCGCTCTGCGCCTCCTGAAGACCGCGCAGCCAGCCCAGGACGCCGTCGTTCCGGACCCGTATCCGGGTGGGCACGGTGTTGATGAACATGCCGATCATCGTGTCGACGCCCGGCAGTTCGGCGGGCCGTCCGGAGACGGTCGTACCGAACACGATGTCGTCGCGTCCGCTGTAGCGGGCCAGCAGCAGGGCCCAGGCTGCCTGCACCACGGTGTTGACGGTCAGTCCGGCGCGGGCCGCCGTCTCCCGCAGCCGCCGCGACACGTCCGCGTCGAGCGCGTGGTGGACGGACTCGGCGGAGCGGGCCCGGTGGGCCTCGGCGGGGGTGCGGTCGTAGGGCAGCGGGGTGCGTTCGGCGAATCCGGCGAGGGCATCAGCCCAGTGGCGTTCGGCCGCGTCCTCGTCCTGCTCGCGCAGCCAGCGTACGAAGTCCGCGAACGGCCGCCGTACGGGCGGCGCGGTGTCCTGGCCGCCGGTGAGCGCGGCGTACCGCTCGCACAC is a genomic window of Streptomyces sp. NBC_00414 containing:
- a CDS encoding MbtH family protein, with amino-acid sequence MDENTRHQVLRNDEDQYSLWPVDVEVPAGWQPVGKEGTEEECSAYVDEVWTDMRPRSLRERMDNAEA
- a CDS encoding GNAT family N-acetyltransferase; the protein is MTPTLKTERLEFTAYRPEDENHFVALLRNEEVCHWMGQDMVPEADLRTAFREILDDVYPTQRFDVWGVWWQGTYIGHAEVKKTGNVDGHELILALAPDYWGRGMGTEAVHGLLRHASDNLGLKEAYGMVGAQNEASLALCRRLGFRHVRDVVGEDGTVTRMVVIPTTEAT